In Agelaius phoeniceus isolate bAgePho1 chromosome 18, bAgePho1.hap1, whole genome shotgun sequence, one genomic interval encodes:
- the LOC129128675 gene encoding uncharacterized protein LOC129128675 isoform X2: MAELAGRRAGCARGGSPVPREEEPGWAQPPGSRPRPGRCSSSSSVCTEDFAASFWEAMVEPLLCQQEPAGDVPRAGAHPGQDEPLFPAGRSSDTAMGAGRAPRQDSSASRSSLESLGARISRLSLSQSHGEVPWGVPWPGPPAQPALGHGDRARGELLGTAGHPWIAAGIAAGRSRPGPRTGAPGSRAPRASRATTRGHPALGPPPALWGHGRNVTFSVAAMDREGAASSRSAGTAVGAPRPWRSPVSPGLRRDQKGELPCKGLAGQPLRRSQEGTRELGSGARPWSQGDRARTGLALLGHTRDTRHQCHTDLQSVSWQGQGARVGQEQLDKERRKITTLQEEKLELLERLRELERGSCSLLRQRLRVLHRLQGLLQRDRAQSLRLLREAMEQELPGSSARREHRPSRAGGSAALGNPPVAPRGHGPRPGTALAPGPSPAALGWVQGAAQGDRGSHSWDPPSLSPPSLPPCPLPPSLPVPCLPVPPLSPPCPFPVPCRSSLPSPAALSTSCGGSGSKSSGASGSGRAWREPWEPPGRGRRRGSRGSSHRRLQEPLWEGAPDAGTEGMSPPCLHRWAPPARPGLLGLLQHLQHRLQELQLEQAQSPGIPPAPGAQPGLGAPPVPQPRC; this comes from the exons ccgctgctgtgccagcaggagcctgctggggatgtccccagggcaggagctcatCCCGGGCAGGACGAGCCCTTGTTCCCCGCAGGGAGAAGCTCGGACACGGCCATGGGGGCGGGCAGAGCCCCCCGGCAGGACAGCTCTGCATCCCGGAGCagcctggagtccctgggagcGAGGATCTCCCGCCTGAGCCTGAGCCAGAGCCATGGGGAGGTGCCCTGGGGGGTCCCCTGGCCGGgcccccctgcccagccagcgcTGGGACACGGGGACCGTGCCcgtggggagctgctgggcacagctgggcacccCTGGATCGCTGCAGGGATcgctgctggcaggagcaggccTGGGCCAAGGACAGGAGCTCCCggcagcagagctcccagggccagcagggccacaACCAGGGGACATCCCGCCCTGGGGCCACCACCGGCTCTCTGGGGACATGGAAGGAATGTCACCTTCAGTGtggctgccatggacagggaagGAGCCGCCAGCAGCAGGA gtgctggcacagccgTGGGAGCTCCCAGGCCATGGAGgtcacctgtgtccccagggctgcgAAGGGACCAGAAAGGGGAACTGCCCTGCAAG GGGCTGGCGGGGCAGCCTCTGAGGaggagccaggaggggacacgAGAGCTGGGATCTGGTGCCAGGCCCTGGAGCcaaggggacagagccag GACtggcctggcactgctgggacacacGCGGGACACCCGTCACCAGTGCCACACGGACCTGCAGAGCGTG tcttggcaggggcagggagcccgtgtgggccaggagcagctggacaaggagagaaggaaaataacaACTCTACAAGAAGAGaaactggagctgctggag AGGCTGCGGGAGCTGGAgcggggcagctgctccctcctgcgGCAGCGGCTGCGGGTCCTGCACcgcctgcaggggctgctccagaggGACCGGGCCCAGAGCCTGCGGCTGCTCCGGGAGGCCATGGAACAG gagctgcccggcagcagcgcccgGCGGGAGCATCGCccgagccgggccgggggctccgCGGCCCTGGGGAACCCCCCGGTGGCTCCCCGGGGACACGGCCCCCGCCCCGGCACTGCCCTGGCACCGGGGCCCTCGCCGGCAGCCCTCGGGTGGGTGCAGGGAGCtgcccagggggacagggggtcCCACTCGTGGGaccctccctccctgtcccctccctccctccctccctgtcccctccctccctccctccctgtcccttgcctccctgtccccccgctgtcccctccctgtcccttccctgtcccctgccgctcatccctgccctccccagccgcGCTCTCCACGTCCTGCGGGGGCTCCGGCAGCAAATCCAGCGGCGCCTCGGGCAGTGGCAGAGCCTGGAGGGAGCCCTGGGAGCCGCCgggcagaggaaggag gagggggagcagaggcagcagccacagaagGCTCCAGGAGCCCCTGTGGGAGGGAGCCCCTGACGCAG ggacagagggaatgTCCCCACCCTGCCTCCATCgctgggctcccccagcccggccggggctcctcgggctcctgcagcacctccagcaccgcctccaggagctgcagctggagcaggcccagagcccagggatcCCCCCTGCCCcgggggcacagcctggcctgggggcTCCCCCCgtgccccagccccgctgctga
- the LOC129128675 gene encoding uncharacterized protein LOC129128675 isoform X1: MAELAGRRAGCARGGSPVPREEEPGWAQPPGSRPRPGRCSSSSSVCTEDFAASFWEAMVEPLLCQQEPAGDVPRAGAHPGQDEPLFPAGRSSDTAMGAGRAPRQDSSASRSSLESLGARISRLSLSQSHGEVPWGVPWPGPPAQPALGHGDRARGELLGTAGHPWIAAGIAAGRSRPGPRTGAPGSRAPRASRATTRGHPALGPPPALWGHGRNVTFSVAAMDREGAASSRSAGTAVGAPRPWRSPVSPGLRRDQKGELPCKGLAGQPLRRSQEGTRELGSGARPWSQGDRARTGLALLGHTRDTRHQCHTDLQSVSWQGQGARVGQEQLDKERRKITTLQEEKLELLERLRELERGSCSLLRQRLRVLHRLQGLLQRDRAQSLRLLREAMEQPRSPRPAGAPAANPAAPRAVAEPGGSPGSRRAEEGGGGAEAAATEGSRSPCGREPLTQGQRECPHPASIAGLPQPGRGSSGSCSTSSTASRSCSWSRPRAQGSPLPRGHSLAWGLPPCPSPAADPRGARGALVWSTIPAGSSPAVGLWPQAGPTTISPCLQQSPGPLWIPGESAGTAMESLEASAEPAWIRLGAPTSSPHPAAPPLLPSPALGQSRDRLQVTFPFLLHHEDTSWIFGKNSKLKRR; the protein is encoded by the exons ccgctgctgtgccagcaggagcctgctggggatgtccccagggcaggagctcatCCCGGGCAGGACGAGCCCTTGTTCCCCGCAGGGAGAAGCTCGGACACGGCCATGGGGGCGGGCAGAGCCCCCCGGCAGGACAGCTCTGCATCCCGGAGCagcctggagtccctgggagcGAGGATCTCCCGCCTGAGCCTGAGCCAGAGCCATGGGGAGGTGCCCTGGGGGGTCCCCTGGCCGGgcccccctgcccagccagcgcTGGGACACGGGGACCGTGCCcgtggggagctgctgggcacagctgggcacccCTGGATCGCTGCAGGGATcgctgctggcaggagcaggccTGGGCCAAGGACAGGAGCTCCCggcagcagagctcccagggccagcagggccacaACCAGGGGACATCCCGCCCTGGGGCCACCACCGGCTCTCTGGGGACATGGAAGGAATGTCACCTTCAGTGtggctgccatggacagggaagGAGCCGCCAGCAGCAGGA gtgctggcacagccgTGGGAGCTCCCAGGCCATGGAGgtcacctgtgtccccagggctgcgAAGGGACCAGAAAGGGGAACTGCCCTGCAAG GGGCTGGCGGGGCAGCCTCTGAGGaggagccaggaggggacacgAGAGCTGGGATCTGGTGCCAGGCCCTGGAGCcaaggggacagagccag GACtggcctggcactgctgggacacacGCGGGACACCCGTCACCAGTGCCACACGGACCTGCAGAGCGTG tcttggcaggggcagggagcccgtgtgggccaggagcagctggacaaggagagaaggaaaataacaACTCTACAAGAAGAGaaactggagctgctggag AGGCTGCGGGAGCTGGAgcggggcagctgctccctcctgcgGCAGCGGCTGCGGGTCCTGCACcgcctgcaggggctgctccagaggGACCGGGCCCAGAGCCTGCGGCTGCTCCGGGAGGCCATGGAACAG ccgcGCTCTCCACGTCCTGCGGGGGCTCCGGCAGCAAATCCAGCGGCGCCTCGGGCAGTGGCAGAGCCTGGAGGGAGCCCTGGGAGCCGCCgggcagaggaaggag gagggggagcagaggcagcagccacagaagGCTCCAGGAGCCCCTGTGGGAGGGAGCCCCTGACGCAG ggacagagggaatgTCCCCACCCTGCCTCCATCgctgggctcccccagcccggccggggctcctcgggctcctgcagcacctccagcaccgcctccaggagctgcagctggagcaggcccagagcccagggatcCCCCCTGCCCcgggggcacagcctggcctgggggcTCCCCCCgtgccccagccccgctgctgaTCCCAGGGGAGCACGGGGGGCTCTAGTGTGGAGCACAATTCCTGccgggagcagccctgctgtggggctgtggcctCAGGCAGGTCCCACCACCATCAGTCCgtgcctccagcagagcccagggcctTTGTGGATCCCGGGGGAATCAGCAGGGACGGCCATGGAATCCCTGGAagcctctgcagagcctgcctggatcAGGCTCGGGGCTCCCACATCCTCtccccaccctgcagctcctcctctgctcccatCTCCCGctctgggacagagcagggacaggctgcaggTGACATTTCCTTTTCTGCTCCACCATGAGGACACCAGTTGGATATTTGGGAAAAATTCCAAGCTGAAAAGGAGGTGA